A single genomic interval of uncultured Desulfobulbus sp. harbors:
- a CDS encoding M48 family metallopeptidase, with translation MQNNKQIFYIIIIIGICINFGCVRNGGVNIDLSEGQSILDAVNSKYKDDKKWFDDAILQKKEFELKYAGGSRPELSVYLENDIYLFNDPKLLFYIHGIIDKLLTGWHGVKPEFEVVVETGEDFNAYADELNLVHLSTGLLRGVESEDQLAAVLAHEISHILLRHHSGSSLVERTESALEMGGVLMLAAGAMADSVAESDEYAQKGADGLLACQSLGLVWADILAPQWSREDEEQADKMGLDLLMRAGYNYEELTAVIEKIYDDSPYRSDRLKLLENVAFLLIDKKTAALDVPGNETLCEFVKKFSAESQKELVESVVKRIESRNISHENREERIDSIKEYLQKVYSGGDLPPESRVKEFEANVGNRKMKEFLEKDLEAIKVIQTVNADEIRGVLENVSLRRNLGHAHSPSIISARSKIAIFEQKLSAAKNYLAKLTANEQAPSAAYIKLAELYLIDGDYRAAERVVRSGGHVIGRNFKFLPTLIRVQKNAGKMDAAEATVFECKKFDDERKFSLARALFNTMGESYYDRCVAVLGYDPQTKSEQSSGLGPDILGTFKKSITPLF, from the coding sequence GTGCAAAATAATAAACAAATTTTTTATATAATAATTATAATAGGTATATGTATTAATTTTGGTTGTGTTAGAAACGGTGGTGTAAATATTGATCTATCTGAAGGTCAAAGCATCCTTGATGCTGTCAATTCAAAATACAAAGATGATAAAAAATGGTTCGATGACGCTATCTTACAGAAAAAAGAATTTGAATTGAAGTATGCAGGTGGTTCTCGTCCTGAATTGTCAGTTTATTTGGAAAATGATATTTATCTCTTTAATGATCCTAAACTTTTGTTCTACATCCATGGGATAATTGATAAACTTTTAACGGGTTGGCATGGCGTGAAGCCTGAGTTCGAGGTCGTTGTTGAAACTGGGGAAGATTTTAATGCCTATGCCGACGAGCTTAATTTGGTTCATCTCAGCACAGGTCTGCTTAGAGGGGTTGAAAGCGAAGATCAACTTGCGGCTGTCCTTGCCCACGAAATATCACATATCTTACTCCGTCATCATAGCGGAAGCAGTTTAGTGGAGCGAACTGAATCTGCTCTGGAAATGGGAGGGGTGCTTATGCTGGCTGCGGGAGCTATGGCAGACAGTGTTGCTGAGAGTGACGAATATGCTCAAAAAGGGGCTGACGGTCTGCTCGCCTGTCAGTCGCTTGGGCTTGTTTGGGCGGACATCCTCGCCCCGCAATGGTCACGGGAGGATGAAGAGCAAGCTGATAAGATGGGCCTGGATCTGTTGATGCGTGCAGGGTACAACTACGAAGAGTTGACTGCAGTTATTGAGAAAATATATGATGATTCGCCATATCGGTCTGACAGGCTCAAGTTGCTGGAAAATGTTGCATTTCTTTTGATTGACAAAAAGACTGCTGCCCTAGATGTTCCGGGTAATGAAACATTATGTGAATTTGTGAAGAAATTTTCTGCTGAAAGCCAAAAAGAATTGGTGGAGAGTGTTGTTAAAAGAATAGAGTCGAGAAATATTAGTCATGAAAACCGTGAAGAACGTATTGATTCTATTAAGGAATATTTACAGAAAGTCTATTCTGGAGGAGACCTTCCCCCTGAAAGCCGAGTGAAGGAGTTTGAGGCGAATGTCGGTAATAGAAAAATGAAGGAATTTCTTGAAAAAGATTTGGAGGCAATAAAAGTTATCCAAACTGTTAATGCTGATGAAATTAGAGGCGTTCTTGAGAACGTTAGTTTGCGTCGAAACCTCGGTCACGCTCATTCACCCTCAATTATTTCGGCACGATCAAAAATCGCAATTTTTGAACAAAAGCTTTCTGCCGCAAAAAATTATCTAGCAAAACTTACAGCCAATGAGCAAGCACCCTCTGCGGCCTATATTAAACTGGCAGAGCTCTATTTAATTGACGGTGATTATAGAGCGGCGGAGAGGGTTGTACGATCCGGTGGCCATGTAATTGGGAGAAATTTTAAATTTTTGCCAACACTTATTCGTGTACAGAAAAATGCAGGAAAAATGGATGCTGCAGAGGCTACTGTATTCGAATGCAAAAAATTCGATGATGAAAGAAAATTTTCTTTGGCTCGTGCTCTGTTCAATACCATGGGGGAAAGTTACTATGACAGGTGTGTTGCGGTGCTCGGGTACGATCCACAAACAAAGTCGGAACAGTCATCGGGCCTAGGTCCAGATATTTTGGGCACCTTTAAAAAAAGTATAACTCCCTTGTTTTAG
- a CDS encoding TIGR03790 family protein, giving the protein MPSRASQFPIKVLFLCALLLAPSLSLALAPDEIMVIANVRTNNSLALAKYYMKRRGIPADHLIRISSSGEERCSRQEFSQTILKPVREALAKQDSRHPVRCLVTMYGLPLAIKPELPPYNARKLMKPEKMDDRAAVDSELALVLTEKYPLEGWLPNPYFLGFHNQKTLLQKDKVLMVSRLDGPNPATVRRIIDDAIATEKTGLQGEAYFDARWPMPQEAKNLSGYALYDAAIHRAAEKISQGGRMMVHLDQKPELFQPGTCPRAALYCGWYSLAHYIDAFTWVRGAIGYHIASAECTTLKQEGSQVWCKRMLERGIAATIGPVYEPYAQAFPLPDLFFAKLSEGYLSLGETYLITLPFLSWQMVLIGDPLYQPFKPL; this is encoded by the coding sequence ATGCCTTCTCGCGCCAGTCAATTTCCGATCAAGGTTCTCTTTCTCTGTGCACTGCTGCTCGCGCCATCGCTGAGCCTTGCCCTTGCCCCGGATGAGATCATGGTCATCGCCAATGTCCGCACCAACAACAGCCTGGCCCTGGCCAAGTATTACATGAAGCGGCGTGGTATTCCTGCGGATCACCTGATACGCATCAGCAGCAGTGGGGAGGAACGCTGCTCCCGACAGGAGTTCAGCCAGACCATCCTCAAACCGGTACGCGAGGCCCTGGCGAAACAGGACTCACGCCATCCTGTCCGTTGCCTGGTGACCATGTACGGCCTCCCCCTGGCGATCAAGCCCGAGCTCCCGCCGTATAATGCCCGCAAACTGATGAAACCGGAAAAGATGGATGACCGAGCCGCGGTCGACTCCGAGCTTGCCCTGGTGCTCACCGAAAAGTATCCGCTCGAAGGCTGGCTTCCCAACCCCTATTTCCTTGGATTTCACAACCAGAAAACACTGCTGCAAAAAGACAAGGTGCTCATGGTGAGCCGCCTGGACGGCCCTAACCCGGCAACGGTTCGCCGCATCATTGACGATGCCATCGCCACCGAGAAAACAGGGCTGCAGGGGGAAGCCTACTTTGATGCCCGCTGGCCCATGCCGCAGGAGGCGAAAAATCTCAGCGGTTACGCCCTGTATGATGCCGCAATCCATAGGGCTGCGGAAAAGATCAGTCAAGGCGGGCGAATGATGGTCCACCTCGACCAGAAGCCTGAGCTGTTCCAGCCAGGAACCTGTCCTCGAGCGGCCCTCTATTGCGGATGGTACAGCCTGGCTCATTATATCGATGCCTTTACCTGGGTGCGCGGTGCCATCGGCTACCATATTGCCAGTGCCGAATGCACCACCCTCAAACAGGAGGGCTCCCAGGTCTGGTGCAAACGGATGCTGGAACGGGGTATTGCCGCCACCATCGGCCCGGTGTATGAACCCTATGCGCAGGCATTCCCGCTGCCCGACCTGTTCTTTGCCAAACTCTCTGAGGGGTACCTCAGCCTGGGCGAAACCTACCTGATCACCCTGCCCTTTCTCTCCTGGCAGATGGTGCTGATCGGCGACCCGCTCTACCAGCCTTTCAAACCGTTATAA
- the mutY gene encoding A/G-specific adenine glycosylase encodes MIDKKNEDEIQDFRRRLLLWFGENQRPLPWRETYAPYHVWISEIMGQQTQMERVAQYFRRWIDRFPTVVSVAQAPEQAILKAWEGLGYYSRARNIQRAAQQMVAGGIADIPADHDALLALPGIGPYTAAAILSIAYNQPVPLKDANVERVFARLADIDRPLKQTATQKRIIALAESLLDRESPRLYNQALMELGALVCTPKKPACDLCPVQMHCRALKADTVEFRPLPTDKQKKIEIVMACGILHHQGRIFVQQRLADDIWGGLWEFPGGRLEEGELPREAAIREVEEETGWQVSGLMPFKTVVHHYTRYRVTLHGFIAEMPGTFNEPILTAAQQYAWTPFGGLSDYPYPAGHRMLVEALCAGSFPGIR; translated from the coding sequence GTGATTGACAAGAAGAATGAGGACGAAATCCAAGACTTTCGCCGCCGTCTGCTCCTCTGGTTTGGAGAAAACCAGCGACCTCTGCCCTGGCGCGAAACCTATGCACCCTACCACGTCTGGATCTCCGAAATTATGGGGCAGCAAACGCAGATGGAGCGCGTTGCCCAGTATTTTCGTCGCTGGATTGATCGCTTCCCCACCGTCGTTTCCGTGGCCCAGGCGCCGGAACAGGCCATCCTCAAGGCCTGGGAGGGGCTTGGCTATTACAGTCGGGCCCGCAATATCCAGCGCGCTGCCCAACAGATGGTTGCCGGCGGAATCGCGGACATCCCCGCCGACCATGATGCCCTGCTTGCCCTGCCGGGGATTGGACCGTATACCGCTGCCGCCATTCTCTCCATCGCCTATAATCAACCGGTCCCGCTCAAGGACGCCAATGTGGAACGGGTCTTTGCCCGGTTGGCGGATATCGATCGTCCCCTCAAGCAGACAGCCACCCAGAAGCGGATTATTGCCCTGGCAGAGAGCCTGCTCGACCGGGAATCCCCCCGGCTGTACAACCAGGCGCTGATGGAGCTTGGCGCCCTTGTCTGTACGCCCAAAAAACCGGCCTGCGATCTGTGCCCGGTGCAGATGCACTGCCGTGCCTTGAAGGCGGATACCGTCGAATTTCGCCCCTTGCCCACCGACAAACAGAAAAAAATCGAAATAGTCATGGCCTGCGGTATCTTGCATCATCAAGGGCGAATCTTTGTTCAGCAGCGGCTTGCCGATGACATTTGGGGGGGATTGTGGGAATTTCCAGGCGGTCGCCTCGAGGAGGGAGAACTCCCGCGAGAGGCCGCGATTCGTGAAGTGGAGGAGGAGACCGGCTGGCAGGTGTCCGGGTTGATGCCCTTCAAGACCGTGGTCCATCACTACACCCGCTACCGGGTCACCCTGCACGGATTTATCGCAGAGATGCCAGGAACGTTCAATGAACCGATCCTGACCGCTGCCCAACAGTATGCCTGGACTCCGTTTGGGGGCTTGAGCGATTATCCCTACCCCGCAGGGCACCGCATGCTGGTGGAGGCCCTGTGCGCCGGTTCTTTTCCGGGAATTAGGTAA
- the cysS gene encoding cysteine--tRNA ligase, which yields MSIKIYNTLSRKKEPLRPLEEGHVKLYVCGITSYDYCHIGHARSALVFDMVVRYLRHRGYKVTFVRNFTDIDDKIIKRANEQSIDSGALALRFINEFYTDMDALGTLRPDLEPKATEHIQEMIDLIQELVDKGMAYPADGDVYFRVEKFDGYGQLSGRGLEDMQAGARVEVNDRKEHPMDFVLWKGAKPGEPKWPSPWGDGRPGWHIECSAMSRKYLGDTFDIHGGGKDLVFPHHENEIAQSCGASGKAFAKMWMHHGFVTIKDEKMSKSLGNFLTIRDVLKQYEPEVLRLFIFSTTYRNPLDFTEAALQDAVSGLARMYECLAKVDELQAAGDGQSVITDKDRQNLEALTERFHQAMDNDFNTAQALAHLFDAIKGINKILRVLPEQPAAADVAILKTTAATFRELAGVLGLVQQSPAEVVARNKAKMLAEIDLNEDEINVLIERRNQARAAKDWAASDEVRDQLLAHNIVLKDGPEGTSWEVKK from the coding sequence ATGTCGATCAAAATTTACAATACCCTAAGCCGTAAAAAGGAACCGCTGCGCCCCCTTGAAGAGGGACATGTGAAACTCTATGTCTGCGGGATAACCTCTTACGATTACTGTCATATCGGTCACGCCCGCTCCGCCCTTGTTTTTGACATGGTGGTCCGCTACCTGCGGCATCGCGGCTACAAAGTGACCTTTGTTCGTAACTTCACGGACATTGACGACAAGATCATCAAACGGGCCAACGAACAGTCCATTGACAGCGGAGCACTGGCGCTCAGGTTTATCAACGAGTTCTACACCGATATGGATGCCCTGGGCACCCTGCGGCCGGACCTCGAGCCCAAAGCCACCGAACATATCCAGGAGATGATCGACCTGATCCAGGAGTTGGTCGACAAGGGCATGGCCTATCCGGCGGACGGTGACGTCTATTTTCGGGTGGAAAAATTCGATGGCTACGGCCAGCTCTCCGGTCGCGGCCTGGAAGATATGCAGGCCGGCGCCCGGGTCGAGGTCAACGACCGCAAGGAACATCCCATGGATTTCGTCCTCTGGAAAGGGGCAAAACCGGGCGAACCCAAATGGCCGAGCCCCTGGGGTGATGGCCGGCCGGGCTGGCATATTGAATGCTCGGCCATGAGCCGCAAGTATCTGGGCGACACCTTCGACATCCATGGCGGCGGCAAGGATCTGGTCTTCCCCCACCATGAAAACGAAATCGCCCAGAGCTGCGGAGCATCGGGCAAGGCCTTTGCCAAAATGTGGATGCACCACGGCTTTGTCACCATCAAGGATGAGAAGATGTCCAAATCGCTGGGCAACTTCCTCACCATCCGCGACGTGCTCAAGCAGTACGAGCCCGAGGTGTTGCGGTTGTTCATCTTCTCCACCACCTACCGCAATCCGCTTGATTTCACTGAAGCTGCCCTGCAGGATGCGGTCAGCGGGCTGGCGCGGATGTACGAGTGCCTGGCCAAGGTCGACGAACTGCAGGCGGCGGGCGATGGCCAGTCCGTCATCACAGATAAGGATCGTCAAAACCTGGAGGCCCTGACCGAACGCTTTCACCAGGCCATGGACAACGATTTCAACACCGCCCAGGCCCTGGCCCACCTTTTTGATGCAATCAAAGGGATCAACAAGATCCTGCGTGTGCTGCCCGAACAGCCGGCCGCAGCCGATGTAGCAATCCTCAAGACCACAGCGGCCACCTTCCGCGAGCTCGCCGGGGTACTCGGCCTGGTGCAGCAATCTCCGGCCGAGGTCGTGGCACGCAACAAGGCAAAGATGCTGGCGGAGATTGATCTGAACGAAGACGAGATCAACGTGCTCATCGAAAGACGCAACCAGGCGCGGGCCGCCAAGGATTGGGCGGCCTCCGACGAGGTGCGCGACCAGCTCCTTGCCCACAATATCGTGCTCAAGGACGGTCCGGAAGGAACCAGCTGGGAAGTAAAAAAATAG
- the amrB gene encoding AmmeMemoRadiSam system protein B yields MTRMPVVADRFYPGHPASLGRAVADLTPHVAQSAKQEALAVVMPHAGYIYSGATAGATIARVRVPQTVLIMGPNHHGRGRTLALGRDDWEMPMGTVPVDQQLAEAILQASSLIQADEEAHLYEHSLEVQVPFLQLVQPGVNIVPLVVSSLSFEDCQQVARDLAVAIGSLRRPVLILASTDMSHYESRQSASHKDSLAIERILAMDAQGLYTTVLGQRISMCGIMPTTIALLAAQELGATRAELVRYTDSGEASGDTSQVVGYAGLIIS; encoded by the coding sequence ATGACCAGGATGCCAGTCGTTGCAGATCGTTTTTACCCCGGCCATCCCGCAAGTTTGGGCCGTGCAGTTGCTGATTTGACCCCGCACGTTGCCCAGTCCGCCAAGCAAGAGGCCCTGGCCGTGGTCATGCCCCATGCCGGCTATATCTATTCCGGTGCCACCGCAGGAGCAACCATTGCCCGGGTGCGGGTGCCGCAAACGGTGCTGATCATGGGCCCAAACCACCATGGTCGTGGCCGAACGTTGGCACTTGGCCGCGATGACTGGGAGATGCCCATGGGCACCGTCCCCGTCGACCAACAACTGGCCGAGGCCATCCTGCAGGCATCCTCACTTATCCAGGCCGATGAGGAGGCGCACCTCTACGAGCACTCGCTCGAGGTACAGGTCCCCTTTCTGCAGCTAGTCCAGCCAGGGGTGAACATCGTCCCCCTGGTGGTCTCCAGCCTCTCCTTTGAGGACTGCCAACAGGTAGCCCGGGATCTGGCCGTTGCCATAGGCAGCCTACGCAGGCCGGTGCTGATCCTCGCCTCAACCGACATGAGCCATTACGAATCACGGCAGTCTGCCAGTCATAAAGACTCCCTGGCCATTGAACGGATTCTCGCCATGGATGCCCAGGGACTGTACACCACGGTGCTCGGCCAGCGGATTTCCATGTGCGGCATCATGCCCACCACCATTGCCCTGCTGGCGGCACAGGAACTGGGTGCCACCAGGGCAGAATTGGTTCGCTACACCGATTCGGGAGAGGCCAGCGGCGACACCAGCCAGGTGGTCGGCTATGCCGGATTGATCATCTCCTGA
- a CDS encoding AmpG family muropeptide MFS transporter: MTNTFWRQFFSPRMLVSFLMGFSCGVPLLLTGSVLQAWMKAEQVDLTVIGLYSLVGLPYTLKFLWAPIFDRFIPPLFGRRRGWMLVLQLLLLLALIGLGLTDPKQTPWMVALAAFFVTFLSASQDIVVDAYRREDLSDNELGLGSSFYVNGYRVGMLLAGSGGLILADHMAFSRVYLLMAFTLFIGVVTTLWCREPNLHPKAPKSFNEAVCDPFIEYFKRDRALMLLLFILLYKLGDQMASTLTTPFYLDLGFSNTEIGAGAKLFGFWSALAGGFIGGTILLRIGIIRSLWIFGFLQAVAILSFSGLALIGYSLPGLAVAIILEQLTSGMGTSAYVAYMASLTNKRFTATQYALLSSCMGIPRVIIAAPAGWVAEHTGWPLFFVGCALAAVPGLLLLPMVSAQYRQDAQ, translated from the coding sequence ATGACCAACACATTTTGGCGCCAGTTTTTTTCTCCGCGCATGCTGGTGTCCTTTCTTATGGGTTTTTCCTGCGGCGTGCCCCTGTTACTGACCGGCTCCGTGCTCCAGGCCTGGATGAAGGCGGAACAGGTCGACCTCACCGTCATTGGCCTCTATTCCCTGGTCGGCCTGCCCTACACCCTCAAATTCCTTTGGGCACCGATTTTCGACCGATTCATCCCGCCCCTTTTCGGACGCAGGCGGGGCTGGATGCTTGTCCTCCAGCTGCTCCTGCTCCTGGCCCTGATCGGCCTTGGCCTGACCGATCCCAAGCAGACTCCCTGGATGGTGGCATTGGCCGCCTTTTTCGTCACCTTCCTTTCCGCGTCCCAGGATATCGTGGTCGATGCCTACCGCCGGGAGGATCTCAGCGACAACGAACTGGGCTTGGGAAGCTCGTTTTATGTCAACGGATACCGGGTGGGCATGCTGCTGGCGGGCAGTGGCGGACTCATCCTTGCCGATCACATGGCCTTTTCCCGCGTCTATCTGCTGATGGCCTTTACCCTGTTTATTGGTGTTGTCACCACGCTTTGGTGCAGGGAACCGAACTTGCATCCCAAAGCGCCCAAATCCTTCAACGAGGCCGTCTGCGACCCCTTCATTGAATATTTCAAGCGGGATCGCGCCCTGATGCTGCTGCTCTTCATCCTGCTCTACAAACTCGGCGACCAGATGGCCTCCACCCTAACCACGCCCTTTTACCTTGATCTTGGATTCAGCAACACCGAGATCGGTGCCGGGGCCAAGCTGTTCGGGTTCTGGTCGGCGCTGGCCGGCGGGTTTATCGGCGGAACCATCCTCCTGCGCATCGGTATTATCCGCAGCCTGTGGATTTTCGGCTTCCTCCAGGCGGTCGCCATTCTCAGTTTTTCCGGGCTGGCCCTCATCGGCTACTCCCTGCCCGGACTGGCCGTGGCCATCATCCTCGAACAGCTGACCAGCGGCATGGGCACCAGCGCCTATGTGGCCTATATGGCCTCACTGACCAACAAACGTTTCACCGCCACCCAATATGCCCTGCTCTCCAGTTGCATGGGCATCCCCAGGGTGATCATCGCCGCACCCGCAGGGTGGGTCGCCGAACACACCGGTTGGCCGCTGTTTTTTGTCGGCTGTGCATTGGCCGCGGTTCCGGGGCTCCTGCTTTTACCGATGGTGTCGGCGCAATACCGTCAAGATGCACAATAA